A stretch of the Bacillus licheniformis DSM 13 = ATCC 14580 genome encodes the following:
- the spoIIIAD gene encoding stage III sporulation protein AD, with the protein MEIVQIVGLGMIATFLSLIVKEQKPTFAFLIVVFAGCTIFLFLVDQVYEIIRMIEKIAANANINMMYVETILKIIGIAYIAEFGAQLTKDAGQGAIASKIELAGKILILVMAVPILTVIIETIIGLIPSMS; encoded by the coding sequence ATTGAAATCGTTCAAATCGTAGGACTGGGAATGATCGCCACCTTCCTCAGCTTGATTGTGAAAGAGCAAAAACCGACGTTTGCTTTTTTGATTGTCGTTTTTGCCGGCTGCACGATTTTTTTATTCTTAGTAGATCAGGTCTACGAAATCATTCGGATGATTGAAAAAATAGCTGCCAATGCCAACATCAACATGATGTATGTCGAAACGATTTTGAAGATTATCGGGATTGCTTATATTGCGGAGTTTGGCGCCCAGCTGACAAAGGATGCCGGACAGGGTGCGATTGCTTCGAAGATCGAATTGGCAGGCAAAATCCTCATCTTAGTCATGGCTGTGCCTATTTTAACCGTGATTATCGA
- the spoIIIAC gene encoding stage III sporulation protein AC, whose product MGVDVNIIFQIAGVGIVVAFLHTILDQMGKKEYAQWVTLLGFIYILFMVATVVDDLFQKIKAVFLFQG is encoded by the coding sequence ATGGGAGTAGACGTAAATATTATTTTTCAAATTGCCGGCGTCGGGATCGTCGTCGCTTTTCTTCACACCATACTGGATCAAATGGGGAAGAAGGAATATGCCCAATGGGTCACGCTTTTAGGATTCATTTATATATTGTTCATGGTGGCAACTGTTGTCGATGATCTATTCCAAAAGATAAAAGCTGTCTTTCTATTTCAAGGATAG
- the spoIIIAB gene encoding stage III sporulation protein SpoIIIAB — MLKLLGAVLILAAATWTGFEMAKPFRERPKQIRQLLAALQSLEAEIMYGHTPLRQASKQIAHQLTEPVASLFQTFAEQLEKGSASAGTAWEDSLEKVWPETALKKKEYEILRQFGETLGRHDLISQQKHIKLALTHLETEEAEANLAQAKNEKMVKSLGFLTGLLLILLLM; from the coding sequence ATGCTGAAGCTTTTAGGTGCCGTGCTTATTTTGGCAGCAGCCACATGGACAGGATTTGAAATGGCGAAGCCTTTCAGGGAAAGGCCGAAGCAAATCCGCCAGCTGTTGGCCGCTTTGCAGTCTTTGGAGGCTGAAATCATGTACGGGCATACACCGCTCCGTCAGGCATCAAAACAGATCGCACACCAGCTTACCGAGCCGGTAGCCTCTTTGTTTCAGACATTTGCAGAACAGCTTGAAAAAGGCAGCGCTTCAGCAGGGACGGCATGGGAAGACAGCCTGGAGAAAGTATGGCCCGAAACGGCTCTTAAAAAGAAAGAATACGAGATTTTACGGCAATTCGGCGAAACGCTGGGCCGTCATGATCTGATTTCTCAGCAAAAACATATCAAACTGGCGTTAACCCATTTAGAGACAGAGGAAGCTGAAGCAAATCTCGCCCAGGCGAAAAATGAAAAAATGGTCAAAAGCCTTGGATTTTTGACGGGACTGCTACTGATTCTTCTATTGATGTAA
- the spoIIIAA gene encoding stage III sporulation protein AA: protein MHHITEILPDTIKRALSGLGDHEIDQIEEIRVRTSRPLELVNKGKPRFLPYVATPEDSALLLNRLGNYSMYTLEEELKKGYVTIRGGHRVGLAGRVVVENGAVKGIREISSFNIRIAKEKIGISKPYVPHLFQNSWLNTLIIGPPQTGKTTLLRDLARLISSGSGNAPAKKVGIVDERSEIAGCVNGIPQYRLGDRADILDACPKAEGLMMMIRSMSPEVMIADEIGRMEDAEALLEAVHAGVTVIVSAHGYTYADLARRPSLKMLQEHRVFERIVELSRKNGPGSLSRILNGNGEPLGAAKRMLSC from the coding sequence TTGCACCACATCACAGAGATTCTCCCCGATACGATCAAACGCGCGCTCAGCGGTCTTGGCGACCATGAAATCGATCAGATAGAAGAAATTCGGGTTCGGACAAGTCGTCCGCTGGAACTGGTGAACAAAGGAAAGCCGCGCTTTCTCCCTTATGTGGCGACGCCTGAAGACTCGGCGCTTCTTTTAAACAGATTGGGAAATTACAGCATGTATACACTGGAAGAGGAATTGAAAAAAGGATATGTCACGATCAGAGGCGGACACCGCGTGGGGCTTGCCGGCCGGGTTGTCGTCGAAAACGGGGCCGTCAAAGGAATCAGAGAAATATCATCATTTAATATTCGCATTGCCAAAGAAAAAATCGGCATTTCCAAACCGTATGTCCCCCATTTATTTCAAAACTCGTGGCTGAACACGCTGATTATCGGTCCGCCGCAAACCGGAAAAACAACACTGCTCAGAGACCTCGCCAGGCTGATCAGTTCGGGAAGCGGCAACGCCCCTGCCAAAAAAGTGGGGATTGTTGACGAAAGGTCTGAAATCGCAGGCTGTGTAAACGGCATACCGCAATATCGGCTCGGCGACCGGGCAGACATCCTTGACGCCTGTCCAAAAGCGGAAGGGCTGATGATGATGATCAGATCGATGAGTCCGGAGGTAATGATCGCCGATGAGATCGGGAGAATGGAAGACGCAGAAGCGCTCTTGGAAGCGGTCCACGCGGGGGTGACTGTCATCGTTTCGGCTCACGGCTACACATATGCAGATCTCGCCAGGCGTCCATCATTGAAAATGCTTCAAGAGCACCGGGTTTTTGAGCGAATCGTGGAACTTTCCAGAAAGAACGGTCCCGGCAGCCTGAGCCGCATCCTAAATGGGAACGGAGAGCCGCTCGGGGCAGCAAAGAGGATGTTATCATGCTGA
- a CDS encoding YqhV family protein has product MKLFFGQVNPTVLTMAALRVVSSLIELTAAVVMLLTNDVRKAVAVNSVLAMVGPLIFIITMTIGIYQIAGQLSYAKLILIFMGVVLIIAGIYK; this is encoded by the coding sequence ATGAAGCTTTTCTTTGGACAAGTCAATCCGACGGTTTTGACAATGGCGGCGTTAAGGGTGGTATCATCTTTGATCGAACTGACGGCGGCTGTTGTGATGCTTTTGACAAACGACGTCAGAAAAGCTGTGGCGGTCAACAGCGTACTGGCCATGGTCGGGCCGCTCATCTTTATTATTACAATGACAATCGGCATCTATCAGATTGCAGGGCAGCTTTCTTACGCAAAGCTGATTTTGATCTTTATGGGAGTGGTTTTGATCATCGCGGGGATCTATAAATAG
- the efp gene encoding elongation factor P → MISVNDFRTGLTIEVDGGIWRVVDFQHVKPGKGAAFVRSKLRNLRTGAIQEKTFRAGEKVARAQIETKTMQYLYANGDQHVFMDTTSYEQLELNEKQIEHELKFLLENMSVQIMMYQTETIGIELPNTVELKVVETEPGIKGDTASGGTKPAKTETGLVVNVPFFVNEGDTLVVNTSDGSYVSRA, encoded by the coding sequence ATGATTTCAGTAAACGATTTTCGCACAGGTTTAACGATTGAAGTAGACGGAGGGATTTGGCGCGTTGTTGACTTCCAGCACGTTAAGCCGGGAAAAGGCGCGGCATTTGTCCGCTCAAAATTGAGAAATCTTCGCACAGGTGCGATTCAGGAAAAAACATTCCGCGCAGGTGAAAAAGTGGCCCGCGCCCAAATTGAAACAAAAACGATGCAGTACTTGTATGCCAACGGCGATCAGCACGTTTTTATGGATACGACATCTTACGAGCAGCTTGAGCTGAACGAGAAGCAAATCGAACACGAGCTCAAATTCCTGCTTGAAAATATGTCTGTTCAGATCATGATGTATCAGACAGAGACGATTGGAATCGAACTTCCGAACACGGTCGAACTGAAAGTTGTTGAAACAGAACCGGGCATTAAAGGCGACACAGCCTCAGGCGGAACAAAACCAGCAAAAACAGAAACAGGCCTTGTCGTCAACGTGCCATTCTTCGTAAACGAAGGAGATACGCTTGTTGTCAATACTTCTGACGGTTCTTACGTATCAAGAGCATAA
- a CDS encoding M24 family metallopeptidase gives MKLNKLRELFGGLGIDGILVTSGVNLRYITGFTGSSGLAVISDDQAVFITDFRYTEQAKDQIKSFDIVQHAGGIVQKTAEVIKEMGINKIGFEQDKMTYGTYAAYKEQLGAAELVPVSQSVEKLRLIKSSEEIKILKEAAKIADDAFSHILTVIKPGITEIEVANELEFYMRSQGADHSSFDMIVASGVRSSLPHGVASGKAIEKGDLVTLDFGAYYKGYCSDITRTVAVGEPDDELKRIYQTVFEAQAIGMRSIKPGITGKQADAYTRDYISSQGYGDYFGHSTGHGLGMEVHESPALSARSDQMLEKGMVVTVEPGIYIPGKGGVRIEDDIVLTEEGNESLTHSAKDLIIL, from the coding sequence ATGAAACTAAACAAATTGAGAGAGCTTTTCGGCGGTTTAGGCATTGACGGTATATTGGTGACGAGCGGCGTTAATTTGCGGTACATCACCGGATTTACCGGATCTTCAGGACTGGCGGTCATCTCAGACGATCAAGCAGTCTTTATTACGGATTTCCGCTATACAGAACAGGCGAAGGATCAAATCAAAAGCTTTGACATCGTTCAGCATGCCGGCGGAATCGTTCAAAAGACCGCCGAAGTGATCAAAGAGATGGGGATAAACAAAATCGGTTTTGAACAGGATAAAATGACATACGGAACGTATGCCGCCTACAAAGAGCAGCTTGGCGCAGCTGAACTCGTTCCCGTTTCTCAATCTGTGGAAAAGTTGCGCTTGATTAAGTCAAGTGAAGAGATTAAGATATTAAAGGAAGCTGCAAAGATTGCAGATGATGCATTCAGCCATATTCTGACGGTCATCAAGCCCGGCATCACCGAAATTGAAGTCGCCAATGAGCTCGAGTTTTACATGCGGAGCCAGGGAGCCGATCATTCGTCCTTCGATATGATCGTGGCGTCAGGCGTACGCTCAAGTCTGCCGCACGGAGTGGCAAGCGGCAAAGCGATCGAGAAAGGCGACCTTGTGACGCTGGACTTTGGGGCTTACTATAAAGGTTACTGCTCGGACATTACGCGTACAGTCGCGGTAGGAGAGCCGGATGATGAGCTGAAACGCATTTATCAAACCGTGTTTGAGGCGCAGGCTATCGGCATGCGGAGCATCAAGCCGGGAATCACCGGGAAACAGGCTGACGCATACACAAGGGACTACATATCTTCACAAGGCTACGGCGATTATTTCGGCCATTCAACAGGCCATGGCCTCGGCATGGAAGTTCATGAAAGTCCGGCGCTTTCAGCACGTTCTGACCAGATGCTTGAAAAAGGCATGGTTGTAACGGTTGAACCGGGAATTTACATACCGGGCAAAGGCGGGGTCAGGATAGAAGATGATATTGTCCTGACAGAGGAAGGAAACGAATCCCTTACCCATTCCGCGAAAGATTTAATTATTTTATAA
- the aroQ gene encoding type II 3-dehydroquinate dehydratase yields the protein MPHILILNGPNLNRLGKREPDVYGTDTLTDLEQRLFQFAEGIQTELTFFQSNHEGDLIDALHEAEEQYDGIVLNPGAFSHYSYALRDAVAAISIPVIEVHLSNPHAREEFRHRSVIAPVARGQITGLGFEGYKLAISYFMNTNNK from the coding sequence TTGCCGCATATTTTAATTTTGAACGGACCGAATTTAAACCGGCTTGGAAAACGCGAACCCGATGTATACGGGACAGACACATTAACCGATTTGGAACAAAGACTTTTTCAATTTGCCGAAGGCATTCAGACAGAATTGACTTTTTTTCAGTCAAACCACGAAGGGGACCTGATTGATGCTCTTCATGAGGCAGAGGAGCAATACGATGGAATCGTCTTGAATCCGGGGGCTTTCTCGCATTACAGCTATGCCCTCCGCGATGCGGTGGCTGCAATCAGCATACCGGTGATTGAGGTTCATCTTTCAAATCCTCATGCAAGGGAAGAGTTCCGGCACCGCTCGGTCATCGCTCCGGTTGCAAGAGGCCAGATCACCGGACTCGGCTTTGAAGGTTATAAGCTGGCCATCTCTTATTTTATGAACACAAATAACAAATAG
- a CDS encoding YqhR family membrane protein, whose amino-acid sequence MGNEDNQKQPEELEQNKRETPMTFTGRVIMTGFVGGVLWSALGELAYLFKFSEVNANMILQPFVIGDWKNGFLGTFISILLIGVISIGAALLYYGTLKQVRGMWAGIVYGAVLWAVVFYLFNPMFPDVQTVAELKRETIVTTLCIYLLYGLFVGYSISFEYNELNSEKLTRALGETRE is encoded by the coding sequence ATGGGTAATGAAGACAATCAAAAACAGCCGGAAGAGCTTGAGCAGAATAAGCGTGAAACCCCGATGACTTTCACCGGAAGGGTGATCATGACTGGCTTTGTCGGCGGAGTGCTCTGGAGTGCACTCGGTGAGCTGGCGTACCTTTTTAAGTTCTCCGAGGTCAATGCGAACATGATTCTCCAGCCTTTTGTCATCGGCGACTGGAAAAACGGATTTCTCGGAACGTTTATCAGCATACTCTTGATCGGAGTGATTTCCATCGGGGCTGCCTTGCTTTACTACGGCACTTTGAAGCAGGTCAGAGGCATGTGGGCAGGCATTGTCTATGGAGCCGTTTTGTGGGCTGTCGTGTTTTACCTGTTCAATCCGATGTTTCCCGATGTTCAGACAGTGGCTGAATTAAAGAGGGAAACGATTGTGACGACGCTGTGCATTTATCTGCTTTACGGTTTATTCGTCGGCTATTCCATTTCGTTTGAATACAATGAGCTCAATTCTGAAAAACTGACGCGCGCCCTTGGAGAAACAAGAGAATAG
- a CDS encoding DUF1385 domain-containing protein: MSNQTKQPAYGGQAVVEGVMFGGRRHYVTAIRRKDGSIEFFKLPRKTNPTLEKLKKIPFLRGIIAIVEASANGTKHLNFSSERYDLDPSLDDQLKEEKPSNLTMIFGLAAVGVLSFLFGKFIFTLVPVFLAELTRPVFQSDVAQIMIESFFKLLLLLSYIYAISCTPFIKRVFQYHGAEHKVINCYEQNLPVTVENVQRQSRLHYRCGSSFILFTVIVGMFVYLLVPTDPLWVRILNRLALIPVVLGISFEVLQLTNKLRDIPVLKALGYPGLWLQLLTTKEPSDDQVEVAIASFNELLHMETKAEDEQKEPSNIVM, from the coding sequence ATGTCAAATCAAACAAAACAGCCCGCATACGGAGGGCAGGCTGTCGTCGAAGGCGTCATGTTCGGCGGCAGGCGCCATTATGTAACCGCGATCCGCAGAAAAGACGGAAGCATTGAATTTTTCAAGCTGCCTCGGAAAACCAATCCGACGCTTGAAAAATTAAAGAAAATTCCTTTTCTCAGAGGGATTATCGCGATTGTTGAAGCGAGCGCTAACGGCACCAAGCACTTGAATTTTTCGAGCGAACGCTATGACCTCGACCCTTCTTTAGACGATCAATTGAAAGAAGAGAAGCCGTCCAATCTGACAATGATTTTTGGTCTCGCCGCAGTCGGCGTCCTGTCTTTTTTGTTCGGCAAGTTTATTTTTACGCTCGTGCCCGTTTTTTTAGCGGAGCTCACCCGTCCGGTCTTTCAGTCGGACGTCGCGCAGATTATGATCGAAAGCTTCTTTAAGCTGCTCCTTCTCCTAAGCTATATTTACGCTATATCATGCACTCCTTTTATTAAAAGAGTTTTTCAATATCACGGAGCAGAACACAAGGTCATAAACTGTTACGAGCAAAATCTGCCGGTCACGGTTGAAAACGTTCAGCGGCAGTCAAGACTGCACTACCGTTGCGGAAGCAGCTTTATTCTATTCACCGTCATCGTGGGCATGTTTGTTTACTTGCTTGTTCCTACTGACCCTCTCTGGGTTCGTATTTTGAATAGACTCGCACTGATACCCGTCGTTCTCGGCATTTCATTTGAAGTCCTGCAGCTGACAAACAAACTGAGAGACATCCCTGTATTGAAGGCGCTCGGCTACCCGGGCTTATGGCTGCAGCTTTTAACAACGAAAGAGCCGTCTGACGATCAGGTGGAAGTGGCAATCGCAAGCTTCAATGAGCTTCTTCATATGGAAACCAAAGCAGAGGACGAACAGAAGGAACCTTCTAATATCGTAATGTAA
- a CDS encoding SA1362 family protein: MKQRVHPVSALIIAFGIFGFVYFAVTSPGRLLQYLLVFAAVGAIIYFVIRRISNRNMGSEGAAFKKAAKQSNKRFQDHKKRSVKGRVNHLRSVPSINKSKPVLVKKKSQTQLTVIEGKKSKKKNRAFF, translated from the coding sequence ATGAAGCAACGCGTACATCCTGTCTCAGCTTTAATTATTGCGTTTGGAATTTTTGGGTTTGTTTATTTCGCCGTCACAAGTCCGGGCCGCCTGCTCCAATACTTGCTTGTTTTTGCCGCGGTCGGCGCCATCATTTATTTCGTGATCAGGCGCATTTCCAATCGCAATATGGGCAGTGAGGGAGCCGCTTTTAAGAAAGCAGCCAAACAATCCAACAAGCGTTTTCAGGATCATAAAAAACGCTCTGTAAAAGGCAGGGTCAATCACCTGAGAAGCGTACCGTCTATCAATAAATCGAAGCCGGTATTGGTGAAGAAAAAAAGCCAGACCCAGCTGACAGTGATTGAAGGCAAAAAAAGCAAAAAGAAAAACAGGGCTTTCTTTTAA
- a CDS encoding patatin-like phospholipase family protein gives MYIDGVFSGGGMKGVALVGAYEALEKRGFRFKRLAGTSAGSIIASFIAAGYTSAEIRQMMEELNESELLDPRFSLLPLKLLQWASIYWRLGLYKGDKLENWISEKLKAKGISVFGDLEQGKLKLIASDLSNGKMLVLPDDLNRYGLNPGRFSVARAVRMSCSIPYFFEPVKLKSPLGISVVVDGGVLSNFPMWLFTTEKKRPVLGITLMPNEKERPKKTIKNAFELFGALFETMKEAHDARHIATKHERNIIFLPVEEVLSTEFAMSAEKKLALIELGKKRTELFLKQWTF, from the coding sequence ATGTACATCGACGGGGTTTTTTCAGGCGGCGGCATGAAAGGGGTTGCGCTTGTGGGAGCATACGAAGCGCTTGAAAAACGGGGCTTCCGATTTAAAAGGCTGGCCGGAACGAGCGCCGGTTCGATCATTGCCTCATTTATCGCGGCCGGCTATACAAGCGCGGAGATCCGCCAAATGATGGAGGAATTAAATGAAAGCGAGCTCCTTGACCCGAGGTTTTCACTCTTGCCTTTGAAATTGCTGCAATGGGCATCGATTTATTGGCGGCTCGGTTTATATAAAGGAGATAAATTGGAAAACTGGATTTCCGAAAAGTTGAAAGCGAAGGGCATTTCAGTGTTCGGGGATCTTGAACAGGGAAAGCTGAAGTTGATCGCTTCCGACTTATCGAACGGCAAGATGCTTGTGCTGCCTGACGATTTAAACAGGTACGGTTTGAATCCAGGGCGATTTTCCGTCGCCAGGGCGGTCCGGATGAGCTGCAGCATCCCTTATTTTTTTGAGCCGGTGAAGCTCAAGTCACCTCTCGGAATCAGCGTCGTCGTAGACGGCGGAGTTCTGAGCAATTTTCCGATGTGGCTGTTTACAACAGAAAAAAAACGGCCGGTATTGGGCATCACGCTGATGCCCAATGAAAAAGAGAGGCCGAAGAAAACGATTAAAAATGCGTTCGAGCTGTTCGGGGCGCTGTTTGAGACGATGAAAGAGGCGCATGACGCCAGGCACATTGCCACGAAACATGAGCGGAACATCATTTTTTTGCCTGTTGAGGAAGTTTTGTCGACTGAATTCGCGATGTCGGCAGAAAAAAAACTAGCTCTAATCGAGCTAGGAAAAAAACGAACAGAATTATTTTTGAAACAGTGGACGTTTTAA
- the mntR gene encoding transcriptional regulator MntR gives MTTPSMEDYIEQIYMLIEEKGYARVSDIAEALAVHPSSVTKMVQKLDKDEYLIYEKYRGLVLTPKGKKIGKRLVYRHELLEQFLRIIGVDEEKIYDDVEGIEHHLSWNSIDRIGDLVQYFEDDSKRIDDLRSVQKRNEQENQ, from the coding sequence ATGACAACACCGAGTATGGAAGATTACATAGAACAAATTTATATGCTGATTGAAGAAAAAGGATATGCAAGAGTCTCAGATATAGCCGAAGCTCTGGCCGTCCATCCCTCCTCGGTTACAAAAATGGTTCAAAAACTCGATAAAGACGAATATTTGATTTATGAAAAGTATCGCGGCCTCGTGCTGACGCCTAAAGGAAAGAAAATAGGCAAGCGTTTAGTATACAGACATGAATTATTGGAGCAGTTTTTACGAATCATTGGTGTTGACGAAGAGAAAATTTATGATGATGTTGAAGGAATCGAACATCATTTAAGCTGGAACAGCATTGACCGTATCGGAGATCTTGTGCAGTATTTTGAAGACGACAGCAAAAGAATCGACGATTTGAGAAGCGTCCAAAAAAGAAACGAACAGGAAAATCAATAA
- a CDS encoding lipoate--protein ligase family protein, with protein sequence MEKETWRFIDSGRRDPAFNMALDEALLFWHSENKIPPTIRFYGWNPPTLSVGYFQNIEKEINLDAVKKHGLGFVRRPTGGRGVLHDQELTYSVIVSEEHPEMPKTVTEAYRVISEGILEGFRELELDAYFAIPRTEKEKQSLKNPRSSVCFDAPSWYELVVEGRKVAGSAQTRQKGVILQHGSILLDLDEDKLFDLFIYKNDRLRERMQRNFKQKAVAINELTKEKVTIEEASEAFKKGFEKGLNIHLEPYELTEEETEFVEDLARTKYATDEWNYRR encoded by the coding sequence ATGGAAAAAGAAACATGGCGTTTTATCGATTCGGGACGACGGGATCCCGCTTTTAATATGGCGCTCGACGAGGCGCTCCTTTTTTGGCACAGCGAAAATAAGATTCCGCCGACCATCCGCTTTTACGGCTGGAATCCGCCAACGCTTTCAGTCGGCTATTTCCAAAATATCGAAAAGGAAATCAATCTGGATGCCGTCAAAAAACACGGTTTGGGCTTTGTGAGAAGGCCGACCGGAGGAAGAGGCGTGCTTCATGACCAAGAGCTGACCTACAGCGTCATTGTGTCTGAAGAACACCCGGAAATGCCGAAGACGGTGACGGAAGCGTACCGCGTCATCTCTGAAGGTATTCTTGAAGGCTTCAGAGAGCTGGAGCTTGATGCGTATTTCGCCATACCGAGAACGGAAAAAGAGAAACAGAGTCTGAAAAACCCGAGATCTTCCGTCTGCTTTGACGCCCCGTCGTGGTACGAGCTCGTTGTCGAAGGCAGAAAGGTCGCAGGAAGCGCCCAGACAAGGCAGAAAGGAGTCATTCTTCAGCACGGTTCGATCCTTCTTGATCTGGATGAGGACAAGCTCTTTGATTTGTTTATTTACAAAAATGACCGCCTCAGAGAGCGCATGCAGAGAAACTTCAAACAAAAAGCGGTCGCCATCAATGAGCTGACGAAAGAAAAAGTCACGATTGAAGAAGCGAGCGAAGCTTTTAAAAAAGGGTTTGAAAAAGGGCTTAACATTCATTTGGAGCCTTATGAACTGACGGAAGAGGAAACGGAATTTGTCGAAGATCTCGCCAGGACGAAGTATGCGACAGATGAATGGAATTATAGAAGGTAA
- a CDS encoding rhodanese-like domain-containing protein yields the protein MSTSSIVVLLICAALIIYAVASYIYQQRIMKTLTEEEFRAGYRKAQLIDVREPNEYEGGHILGARNIPLSQLKQRKSEIRPDKPVYLYCQNNVRSGRAAQTLRKHGCKEIYNLKGGFKKWGGKIKTKN from the coding sequence TTGTCTACCAGCAGCATTGTCGTTCTCTTGATTTGCGCCGCGCTCATCATCTACGCGGTCGCTTCATACATCTATCAGCAGCGCATTATGAAAACCTTGACAGAAGAAGAATTCCGGGCAGGCTATCGCAAAGCGCAGCTCATCGATGTGCGCGAGCCGAATGAGTATGAAGGCGGCCACATTTTGGGTGCGAGAAACATTCCGCTTTCACAGCTTAAGCAAAGAAAAAGCGAAATCCGGCCTGACAAACCGGTTTACCTGTACTGCCAAAACAACGTCAGAAGCGGAAGGGCCGCCCAAACGCTCCGCAAACACGGCTGTAAGGAGATTTACAACCTGAAAGGCGGGTTCAAAAAATGGGGCGGAAAAATTAAAACGAAAAATTAA
- a CDS encoding glycine betaine ABC transporter substrate-binding protein, with protein MWKKIAGIGTAAVLTLGLAACGSSNNNENASVGDQVNYKITGIDPGAGIMNATDQALKDYDLSKWTVTSGSSSAMTAALKKAYDKKDPIIITGWTPHWMFAKYDLKYLKDPKGSYGDAEEIHTVTRKGFKDDHPGANKLLSQFSWTEDDMGEVMLAVQEGKKPEEAAADFVKKHQDLVKKWTKGVDKADGEKIKLGYVAWDSEIASTNVIAKVLEDLGYNVTLSQVEAGPMWTGIANGSVDASLAAWLPQTHKTYAEKYKGKYEDIGTSMTGVKIGLVVPTYMKDVNSIEDLKK; from the coding sequence ATGTGGAAAAAGATAGCGGGAATCGGCACTGCAGCGGTACTCACATTGGGTCTGGCTGCCTGCGGAAGCAGCAATAATAATGAAAATGCGTCAGTAGGCGATCAAGTCAATTATAAAATTACCGGCATTGATCCTGGAGCGGGCATTATGAATGCGACGGACCAGGCGCTCAAGGACTACGATCTCAGCAAGTGGACTGTAACGTCAGGATCAAGCTCAGCAATGACAGCCGCATTGAAAAAAGCTTATGACAAAAAAGATCCGATCATCATTACGGGCTGGACGCCGCATTGGATGTTTGCAAAATACGATCTGAAATATTTAAAAGATCCTAAAGGTTCCTACGGCGATGCCGAAGAAATCCATACTGTTACGCGCAAAGGATTCAAGGACGACCATCCGGGCGCAAACAAGCTGCTCAGCCAATTCAGCTGGACAGAGGATGATATGGGAGAAGTCATGCTTGCCGTTCAGGAAGGCAAAAAACCGGAAGAAGCTGCAGCAGACTTCGTGAAAAAACATCAAGATCTAGTTAAGAAATGGACAAAAGGCGTCGATAAAGCGGACGGTGAAAAAATTAAGCTCGGCTATGTGGCATGGGACAGCGAAATTGCGAGCACGAATGTCATCGCAAAAGTTCTTGAAGACTTAGGATACAACGTTACGCTCAGCCAAGTAGAAGCAGGCCCGATGTGGACTGGCATTGCAAATGGAAGCGTCGATGCTTCACTTGCTGCATGGCTGCCGCAAACGCATAAAACATATGCTGAAAAATACAAAGGCAAATACGAAGATATCGGTACTAGCATGACAGGCGTAAAAATTGGCCTTGTCGTTCCGACATATATGAAAGATGTCAATTCAATCGAAGACTTGAAAAAATAA